The following proteins come from a genomic window of Irregularibacter muris:
- a CDS encoding DEAD/DEAH box helicase family protein, whose translation MYYNFDFLKKESKYNSFTYACIEAEKSLVVSYATTAILTRRSLELAIKWLYSFDEELTPPYDERLGALIHDYKFKSIIDSKLFPMLIYIQKLGNKAVHTSTPVSRDQAVLALKNLFEFISWIDYCYSDEYEERTFNEELLGDSGQERKTRQELQDLYEKLGQKDRKLEEIIKENQYLREENTKKRENNRQTREFKVDEITEFATRKMYIDLELELCGWRIGKDCLEEVEVTGMPNTSGIGYIDYVLYGDDGKPLALVEAKKTSVDPKIGQVQARRYADCLERQYGVRPVIFYTNGFEYYLWDYENYPERIVSGLYTKEELLWMIYKGQHKESLENPNIKDEITNRPYQKMAISAVCDSLNKGNRKTLLVMATGSGKTRTAISLVDVLINRGWVKNILFLADRTALVRQAKKNFKNLLPELSLCNLLDSKDNPESRMVFSTYPTMMNAIDDAEGQDGKKLFTRGHFDLIIIDESHRSIYKKYQAIFNYFDAILLGLTATPRSDIDKNTYEIFELENSVPTYAYELDEAIKGGYLVPYHTIETTMKFMEEGIHYDDLAEEEKEIFEETFEDGVREISGAELNSFLFNNNTIDLVLRELMEKGLKVEGGDKLGKTIIFAKNKKHADFIVKRFNILYPEYKGEFTKPVYTGISYVDSTMEDFETKEKLPQIAVSVDMLDTGIDIPEILNLVFFKKVRSKTKFWQMIGRGTRLCEDLFGVGLDKKEFRIFDYCGNFEFFRIEKNGKEAKVEKSLTEKIFNIKVGIIKELQPIDYQRKDYENYRKHLIKDVLGDVLRINESKFSSRMKLKYIHQFNQETAYENLTDQDTRELEEHIAPLIPFLEEDEMAKRFDFLMYTIQYAELKGLASSRPKNRVITTAEKLSKKGTIERVKRQEELILEVQTQEFWDNADLLDYERVREALRELVRFIEEESKQIYYTNFTDEILTSQEHPGEYNVNNMENYRKKVNVYLKKNQDDLVVYKLRNNKALGKDDIQHLEKILWKDLGTKEDYKREFGDESLLKLVSKIVGLDPKAANEIFSEFLSDEKLNIYQMEFVNLIVNYIIKNGSLDKRILNEHPFNKKGNVIALFDGKIDIAQKIIRTIDQLNNRLSI comes from the coding sequence ATGTATTATAACTTTGATTTTCTAAAAAAAGAATCCAAATATAATTCATTCACTTATGCCTGTATAGAAGCGGAGAAAAGCCTAGTGGTGTCTTACGCTACTACGGCCATACTCACTCGAAGATCCCTAGAGCTTGCCATCAAATGGCTTTATAGCTTTGATGAGGAGTTAACTCCTCCCTACGATGAAAGGCTAGGGGCTTTAATTCATGATTATAAATTTAAAAGCATTATTGATAGCAAACTATTTCCGATGCTTATCTACATACAAAAACTGGGAAACAAAGCTGTTCATACCTCTACACCGGTTTCTAGAGATCAAGCGGTTTTAGCCTTAAAAAATCTTTTTGAATTTATCTCCTGGATTGATTACTGTTATTCTGATGAATACGAGGAAAGAACCTTCAATGAAGAATTACTAGGAGATAGCGGACAGGAGAGGAAGACTAGACAGGAACTACAGGATCTCTATGAAAAATTAGGCCAAAAGGATAGAAAATTAGAAGAGATCATCAAGGAAAACCAATATCTCAGGGAGGAAAACACGAAAAAACGAGAAAATAATCGCCAAACTAGAGAATTTAAGGTGGATGAGATCACCGAATTTGCTACCCGGAAAATGTATATTGATCTAGAACTAGAATTATGTGGTTGGAGGATAGGAAAAGATTGCCTAGAAGAAGTAGAAGTTACTGGCATGCCCAATACATCAGGTATAGGTTATATAGACTACGTTCTCTATGGGGATGACGGAAAGCCCCTAGCTCTAGTAGAAGCTAAAAAAACCAGTGTGGATCCCAAAATAGGACAAGTACAGGCTCGGAGGTATGCTGATTGTTTAGAAAGACAATATGGAGTTAGACCTGTTATTTTCTATACGAACGGTTTTGAATACTATCTATGGGATTATGAAAACTACCCTGAACGCATAGTATCAGGACTATATACCAAGGAAGAGCTTCTATGGATGATCTATAAGGGACAGCATAAAGAATCCTTAGAAAACCCTAATATCAAAGATGAAATCACCAATAGACCTTATCAAAAAATGGCCATTAGTGCCGTTTGTGATAGTTTGAATAAAGGCAACCGAAAGACACTGTTAGTTATGGCTACAGGCTCAGGAAAGACTCGAACGGCTATCTCTCTAGTGGATGTATTAATCAATAGAGGATGGGTGAAAAACATCTTATTTTTAGCCGACAGAACAGCCCTAGTTAGACAGGCCAAGAAAAATTTTAAAAATTTACTTCCTGAACTTTCCCTATGTAATCTATTGGATAGTAAGGATAACCCAGAAAGTAGGATGGTCTTTTCTACCTATCCGACCATGATGAATGCCATAGATGATGCAGAAGGCCAAGATGGTAAAAAGCTTTTTACTCGGGGACATTTTGATTTAATCATTATAGATGAAAGTCACCGAAGTATTTATAAAAAATATCAGGCTATCTTTAACTATTTTGATGCCATCTTATTAGGCCTTACCGCCACCCCTAGAAGTGATATAGATAAAAATACCTACGAAATCTTTGAACTAGAAAACAGCGTGCCTACCTATGCCTATGAACTGGATGAGGCTATAAAGGGTGGATACTTGGTTCCTTATCATACGATAGAAACTACTATGAAGTTCATGGAAGAGGGGATTCATTACGATGATTTGGCTGAGGAAGAAAAGGAAATCTTTGAGGAGACCTTTGAAGATGGAGTAAGAGAGATTAGTGGAGCGGAATTAAATTCTTTTTTATTCAACAATAATACCATTGATTTAGTCCTTAGGGAGCTAATGGAAAAAGGTTTAAAGGTAGAAGGTGGGGATAAATTAGGGAAAACCATTATCTTTGCCAAAAATAAAAAACATGCAGATTTTATTGTAAAACGCTTTAATATTTTATATCCAGAATATAAAGGAGAATTTACAAAACCAGTATATACAGGGATTTCCTATGTAGATAGTACTATGGAAGACTTTGAAACCAAGGAAAAACTTCCCCAAATTGCCGTATCAGTGGATATGCTAGATACAGGTATTGATATTCCCGAAATTTTAAATCTGGTATTCTTCAAAAAAGTCCGATCCAAAACAAAATTTTGGCAGATGATTGGTCGGGGCACTAGACTTTGTGAAGATCTCTTTGGAGTGGGATTGGATAAAAAGGAATTTAGGATTTTTGACTATTGTGGAAACTTCGAGTTTTTCAGAATAGAGAAAAATGGTAAAGAAGCCAAGGTGGAAAAATCCCTAACAGAAAAGATTTTCAATATTAAAGTGGGAATTATTAAAGAGCTCCAACCTATAGACTATCAGAGGAAAGATTATGAGAATTATAGAAAACATTTAATAAAGGATGTTTTAGGAGATGTTTTAAGAATTAATGAAAGTAAATTCAGCTCCCGCATGAAACTAAAATATATCCATCAATTTAACCAAGAAACAGCCTATGAAAATCTAACTGATCAAGATACCAGAGAACTGGAAGAACATATTGCCCCCTTGATTCCTTTCCTAGAGGAAGATGAGATGGCCAAAAGATTTGACTTTTTAATGTATACTATTCAGTATGCTGAGTTAAAGGGATTGGCCTCCTCGAGACCTAAAAATAGGGTGATTACCACAGCAGAAAAACTTTCTAAAAAAGGTACCATTGAAAGAGTTAAAAGACAGGAAGAATTGATATTAGAGGTTCAAACTCAAGAATTCTGGGATAATGCTGACCTTTTGGACTATGAAAGGGTACGGGAAGCCCTTCGAGAGTTGGTGAGATTTATTGAAGAGGAGTCTAAGCAAATTTACTACACAAACTTCACCGATGAAATCCTCACCAGTCAAGAACATCCGGGGGAATATAATGTAAACAATATGGAAAATTACCGAAAAAAAGTGAATGTATATTTAAAGAAAAATCAAGACGATCTAGTGGTGTACAAATTAAGAAACAATAAAGCTTTAGGAAAAGATGATATTCAACATCTGGAAAAAATTCTATGGAAAGATCTTGGTACCAAAGAGGATTATAAAAGGGAATTTGGAGATGAATCCCTTTTAAAACTTGTTAGTAAGATTGTAGGATTAGATCCCAAAGCAGCCAATGAAATTTTTTCTGAATTTTTATCTGATGAAAAATTAAATATTTACCAAATGGAATTTGTAAACCTCATTGTAAACTACATTATTAAAAACGGAAGCTTGGATAAAAGAATACTCAATGAACATCCCTTCAACAAAAAGGGTAATGTCATCGCTTTATTTGACGGAAAAATAGATATCGCCCAAAAAATCATCCGTACTATTGATCAATTAAATAATAGATTAAGTATATAG
- a CDS encoding L,D-transpeptidase family protein — MEKSIEKPTGEFKDELEEKQIEELLEKEPIETTEEFIEEEIQEVQEGSIEEEIEVEESIEEVEEEIEEGQKRESLKDKIKERVKKHKKLSIGLGISFCTLIIMYFVMTLYFIDHFYFGTEINSISVSGKTSEEAKEVMATGLNDYTLTIKDRAGIDEKIKGKDIELQYISQEEIKDFKDRQNPFKWIIALFNKENTKASIELFYDEILFKKQIDRLSYFKGRKIIEPKNASLQYGENQYEIVDEILGNKVDRAILTSQAADFILKNEIELDLESAGCYIEPQYHSKSREVIEAKNTLNRYVSSKITYTFAKDKEFLDGDTINKWLEVDEKFQVIINEEKVKEYMSTLAKTYNTVGKTRNFITASGKTIKVGGGDYGWAIDQAKETQNLISSIKEGKTITKEPEYHQRAFAWGSNDIGNTYVEIDLSGQHMWFYKKGSLVTHGNVVTGNVQKNHTTPPGVFRLKYKSRNVVLRGPDYASPVTFWMPFNGGIGIHDASWRSVFGGNIYKTNGSHGCINSPYKVAKAIFDNISPDTPVICY; from the coding sequence ATGGAAAAATCAATAGAAAAGCCCACAGGGGAATTCAAAGATGAATTAGAAGAAAAACAGATAGAGGAACTTCTCGAGAAAGAGCCAATAGAAACCACAGAAGAATTTATTGAGGAAGAAATCCAGGAAGTTCAAGAAGGATCAATAGAAGAAGAGATAGAGGTAGAGGAATCTATTGAAGAGGTAGAGGAAGAAATAGAAGAGGGACAAAAAAGAGAGTCTCTTAAAGACAAAATAAAAGAAAGAGTAAAAAAACATAAAAAACTTTCTATAGGTCTGGGGATTTCTTTTTGTACTTTAATTATTATGTATTTTGTCATGACCCTATATTTTATAGATCATTTTTATTTTGGCACCGAAATCAATAGCATCAGCGTTTCAGGAAAAACCTCAGAAGAAGCCAAAGAGGTCATGGCAACTGGGTTGAATGATTATACACTGACCATAAAGGATAGAGCGGGGATAGATGAAAAAATAAAAGGAAAAGATATTGAATTACAATATATCTCCCAAGAGGAAATTAAAGACTTTAAAGACCGTCAGAATCCCTTTAAGTGGATTATAGCCCTATTCAATAAAGAAAACACCAAAGCCTCTATAGAACTTTTCTATGACGAAATATTATTCAAGAAACAAATAGATAGACTCTCTTATTTCAAGGGGAGAAAGATTATCGAGCCTAAAAATGCCAGCCTTCAATATGGAGAAAATCAATATGAGATTGTGGATGAAATCCTTGGCAATAAAGTAGACAGAGCTATTTTAACTTCCCAAGCAGCAGATTTTATATTGAAAAATGAAATTGAACTAGATCTAGAATCAGCAGGTTGCTATATAGAGCCTCAATATCATTCCAAATCTAGAGAAGTTATAGAAGCAAAGAATACGCTGAACAGATACGTATCTTCAAAAATCACCTATACATTTGCCAAAGATAAAGAATTCTTAGACGGTGACACAATTAATAAATGGCTTGAAGTAGATGAGAAATTTCAGGTTATAATTAATGAAGAAAAAGTGAAAGAGTACATGAGTACCCTTGCCAAGACCTATAATACAGTTGGCAAAACAAGAAACTTTATTACAGCCTCAGGAAAAACCATAAAAGTAGGTGGAGGGGATTATGGTTGGGCCATTGATCAGGCAAAGGAAACACAAAATTTAATTTCAAGCATCAAGGAAGGAAAAACCATAACAAAAGAACCAGAATATCACCAAAGAGCTTTTGCCTGGGGAAGTAATGATATAGGAAATACCTATGTGGAAATAGATTTATCAGGGCAACATATGTGGTTTTATAAAAAAGGTTCTCTAGTAACTCATGGGAATGTCGTTACAGGAAATGTACAAAAAAATCACACTACTCCTCCTGGAGTTTTCCGATTAAAATATAAATCTAGAAATGTTGTCCTTAGAGGTCCAGATTACGCTTCACCAGTTACTTTTTGGATGCCCTTTAATGGAGGAATAGGCATCCATGATGCCAGTTGGCGCAGTGTATTTGGGGGCAATATCTACAAGACCAATGGCTCCCACGGCTGCATAAATTCTCCTTACAAGGTAGCCAAAGCCATATTTGATAATATCAGCCCTGATACCCCTGTGATTTGTTATTAA
- the uvsE gene encoding UV DNA damage repair endonuclease UvsE, whose translation MRVRLGYVAIALELPKVTSSSNVTYTYYQKLNTEEKRLDKLKQISYSNTQDLKKILEYNIEREIHFYRITSALIPLATHPEVKWNYRELFKADFKQIGQLIKNNHMRVDTHPDQFNVINSTNENVVESTKRNLWFHAHLFEDMEYPQGKMVLHVGSAAGGKEAALKRFKENFRKYPKEITSKIILENDDKTFTAKETLRLCKELRVPMVLDVHHHICNNDGEHVMELLPEILDTWKGDTFPPKIHFSSPKESSKDRKHADFINGQHFVEFIENCKRLNQDIDIMIEAKKKDLALYHLAQSIKNLRKEWNWLDNSTFEI comes from the coding sequence ATGAGGGTGAGATTGGGCTATGTGGCCATTGCTCTGGAACTTCCAAAAGTAACATCCTCCAGCAATGTGACCTATACCTATTATCAGAAGTTAAATACAGAAGAGAAAAGATTAGATAAACTTAAACAAATTTCATATTCGAATACTCAAGATTTAAAAAAGATATTGGAATACAATATTGAAAGAGAGATTCATTTTTATAGAATAACATCTGCACTCATCCCTCTAGCAACCCATCCAGAAGTGAAGTGGAATTATAGAGAGTTGTTTAAAGCAGATTTTAAACAAATAGGTCAACTAATAAAAAATAATCACATGAGGGTGGATACCCATCCGGATCAATTCAATGTTATCAATAGCACTAATGAAAATGTAGTTGAAAGCACCAAGAGAAATCTATGGTTTCATGCTCATTTATTTGAAGATATGGAATATCCCCAAGGCAAAATGGTGCTTCACGTGGGCAGTGCGGCAGGGGGAAAGGAAGCTGCATTGAAGAGGTTTAAGGAAAATTTTAGAAAATACCCTAAAGAAATCACTTCAAAAATCATTTTAGAAAATGACGATAAAACCTTTACCGCCAAAGAAACCCTTAGGCTATGCAAAGAATTGAGAGTTCCCATGGTTTTGGATGTGCATCATCATATATGTAATAATGATGGTGAGCATGTCATGGAATTATTGCCTGAAATACTGGATACATGGAAAGGAGATACCTTTCCTCCAAAGATTCATTTTTCCAGTCCCAAAGAGAGTTCCAAAGATAGAAAGCATGCAGATTTTATAAACGGACAGCACTTTGTTGAATTTATAGAAAATTGTAAGCGACTAAACCAAGATATAGACATCATGATAGAGGCAAAGAAGAAAGATTTGGCGCTTTATCATCTTGCTCAATCTATAAAGAATTTAAGAAAAGAGTGGAATTGGTTAGATAATTCTACCTTCGAAATTTAA
- a CDS encoding MBL fold metallo-hydrolase gives MITIQIKHLSHSGFMVEDKENLLIFDPIVLLKGLDVEKNIYIFSTHSHGDHFKPEVFEYLYEMKNAYFIFSKDIAPKIEGKKIKNLVLLDHYENTEIHDVKISAYGTTDLGNSYLVTLKGQNYFHSGDLNWWHWVNRMTSDQLANEESDFKREVDLLKGKDIDFAFVPVDPRLEEQAYLAINYFIETLHPGYVIPMHSFGEYSFYKDLEEHIELHNTKLLNVHRENEIVYEK, from the coding sequence GTGATTACCATACAAATAAAACATTTATCCCATAGTGGCTTTATGGTGGAGGATAAGGAAAATCTATTGATTTTTGATCCTATTGTCCTCTTAAAAGGACTTGATGTAGAGAAAAATATTTATATTTTTTCTACCCACTCCCATGGAGATCATTTTAAACCGGAAGTATTTGAATATCTTTATGAGATGAAAAATGCATATTTTATTTTCAGCAAGGATATTGCCCCTAAAATAGAGGGGAAAAAGATTAAAAACCTAGTTCTTTTAGATCATTATGAAAACACAGAAATTCATGATGTGAAAATTTCTGCCTATGGCACTACCGACCTAGGCAACTCCTACCTAGTCACCCTAAAAGGACAAAATTATTTTCATAGTGGGGACTTAAACTGGTGGCATTGGGTAAACCGGATGACGTCAGATCAACTAGCCAATGAAGAATCTGATTTTAAAAGAGAAGTGGATTTATTAAAGGGGAAAGATATAGATTTTGCCTTTGTACCCGTAGATCCAAGATTAGAGGAACAGGCTTATTTGGCTATTAATTATTTTATAGAAACCCTTCATCCTGGATATGTTATCCCCATGCATTCCTTTGGAGAGTATTCCTTTTATAAAGATTTAGAGGAACATATTGAACTACACAATACAAAACTTCTCAATGTCCATAGGGAAAATGAAATTGTTTATGAAAAATAA
- a CDS encoding APC family permease, with protein MKNKRQHYGFITALTMIVGIVVGSGIFFKADDVLKYTGGSIKLGILVFCIGAFSIIFGSLTLTELSMRTQGSGGAVGYYEEFISPKIACGFGWFQVFAYYPTLIAVISWVAGLYTCLLFNLPSTLEMEIFIGLIYMVGIYGLNILSLRLGGYFQNLSTFIKLIPLLGIALIGMFWGSPHPVLPENVELLSKSDVSLGWLAALAPIAFSYDGWIITTSISNEVKNPKKNMTLALIFGPLIVLGVYLLYFIGLNNILGTEYIMSMGNSAVNTVGELLLGNQGSKMMLIFVIISVLGVVNGVTLGSIRMPKALADKKMIPYGEKIAKVHPKFELSLGSCFTSLGVSMIWLVIHYITQKSGIIRTSDVSEVAIVFGYVLYMMLYIKVLKMKKDKMITSYFKGIICPIFGLLGSLIILVGGIVSNPIYGTIFLLFCGIIFMTGCLYYDRSSLS; from the coding sequence ATGAAAAATAAAAGACAACATTATGGATTTATTACTGCACTGACTATGATTGTAGGTATTGTAGTCGGATCTGGAATCTTTTTTAAAGCGGATGATGTATTAAAATATACAGGAGGAAGTATAAAGTTAGGAATCTTGGTGTTTTGTATAGGGGCATTTAGTATCATCTTTGGTAGCTTGACCTTGACAGAACTGTCCATGAGGACTCAAGGCAGCGGAGGAGCTGTAGGTTATTATGAAGAGTTTATTTCCCCCAAAATAGCCTGTGGTTTTGGTTGGTTTCAGGTATTTGCCTATTATCCAACTTTAATAGCGGTGATATCCTGGGTGGCAGGCCTATATACTTGCTTGTTATTTAATCTACCTTCCACTTTGGAAATGGAAATATTCATAGGACTTATCTATATGGTAGGAATTTATGGATTGAATATCTTATCTTTAAGGTTAGGAGGATATTTTCAAAACCTTTCTACCTTTATTAAACTTATTCCTCTTTTAGGCATTGCACTCATCGGAATGTTTTGGGGTTCACCCCATCCTGTTCTACCTGAAAATGTAGAATTATTGTCCAAAAGTGATGTGAGCCTAGGATGGCTTGCAGCATTAGCACCTATTGCTTTTTCCTATGATGGTTGGATTATTACTACGAGCATAAGTAATGAAGTGAAAAATCCTAAAAAAAATATGACCTTAGCCCTTATATTTGGCCCCTTAATTGTATTGGGAGTTTATCTTCTTTATTTTATCGGGTTAAACAATATATTGGGCACAGAATATATTATGTCTATGGGGAATTCCGCTGTAAATACAGTAGGGGAGTTATTATTAGGTAACCAAGGAAGTAAGATGATGTTGATATTTGTGATTATCTCGGTCTTAGGGGTAGTCAATGGGGTAACTCTAGGAAGCATAAGAATGCCCAAAGCTCTGGCGGATAAGAAGATGATTCCCTATGGAGAAAAAATAGCCAAAGTCCACCCAAAATTTGAACTATCCTTAGGTTCTTGCTTTACCTCTTTGGGAGTATCCATGATTTGGCTAGTGATTCATTATATTACTCAAAAATCTGGCATAATCAGGACCAGTGATGTCAGTGAAGTCGCCATTGTATTTGGATATGTACTTTACATGATGTTATATATAAAAGTCTTAAAAATGAAGAAAGATAAGATGATCACCAGCTATTTTAAAGGAATCATCTGCCCCATATTTGGACTGTTGGGGTCATTGATCATATTGGTGGGAGGCATTGTGTCTAATCCTATTTATGGGACAATTTTTCTATTGTTCTGTGGGATCATTTTTATGACAGGTTGCTTATACTATGATCGTTCTTCCCTTTCTTAA